A genomic region of Streptomyces sp. NBC_00247 contains the following coding sequences:
- a CDS encoding FUSC family protein, with amino-acid sequence MSWLRALKETARSGFTIERTRLEPLVALRGAIGLALVVETALFVFGPVIAASSAFGAFQAAIATFQRSWRPRPVLALVSGVSLSISTFIGYVAGPYHPVFLAVLVVWTFVAGLCWAAGPTGGIIASSNVAIMLVTITLPTSVLDAAAHAGMIIVGGLVQASLIVLFPVRRWGAQRDALADALAAEADYARRLRYDPIAPFDAEALMTARDAAAVSAREARHRPAELHGARSVAERIRPVLASLADPAMGVPEEGPQRDRARELLGAAGSVLDAAARAIRHGDPVRLGGPALEALEAPETGGLTSGPPRRAADRLIALLHDVVEIAEGAGTRHGSEADAETPHRRRPGLIKLVPVVIGRMRGEFHRGSAILRHAIRVTAVATIGYFIGEALPFGHGYWAPMAAVMVMRPDFSQTYARSVARFGGTIVGVTFATVVVQVADPGPELSAALAVCCAWLMYLLMRTGYAVGQVCISAYVVFLLGMAGTDWSQTVPERIVLTLVGGLLAMVSYAVYPAWETPRLRNRLAGWLIAVGRYAATVIDQYADPAARSNDDVRSALIASREARVEWTETLKKAQYEPVRHRGISRSAATDAQHALSQLGRAAMLLEAHLPDRAATPVRGAAELADALRGATEKGAKAVRERRVPEWGPVAESVAYWDFLEAPYDEEPEPGEPVPDPVVRRGAALLLDALVELSFALDDRGAVPSSRRAGPAEHGEEVDEAEPESR; translated from the coding sequence AGTTCCGCGTTCGGCGCGTTCCAGGCGGCCATCGCCACCTTCCAGCGCAGCTGGCGCCCCCGCCCCGTGCTCGCTCTGGTCTCCGGCGTCAGCCTGAGCATCTCGACCTTCATCGGCTACGTCGCCGGTCCGTACCACCCGGTCTTCCTCGCCGTGCTCGTCGTCTGGACGTTCGTCGCCGGACTCTGCTGGGCGGCGGGCCCCACCGGCGGCATCATCGCCTCCTCCAACGTGGCGATCATGCTCGTCACCATCACCCTGCCCACCTCCGTCCTGGACGCCGCCGCACACGCCGGGATGATCATCGTCGGCGGCCTGGTGCAGGCCTCCCTGATCGTGCTCTTCCCGGTACGCCGGTGGGGGGCCCAGCGCGACGCACTCGCCGACGCGCTGGCCGCCGAAGCCGACTACGCCCGACGGCTGCGCTACGACCCGATCGCGCCCTTCGACGCGGAGGCGCTGATGACGGCCCGCGACGCGGCGGCGGTCTCCGCCCGCGAGGCCCGTCACCGCCCGGCCGAACTGCACGGCGCCCGGAGCGTCGCCGAACGCATCCGCCCCGTGCTGGCCTCGCTGGCCGACCCCGCCATGGGGGTGCCCGAGGAAGGGCCGCAGCGCGACCGCGCCCGCGAGCTGCTCGGCGCGGCCGGCTCGGTGCTCGACGCGGCGGCCCGCGCGATCCGGCACGGCGATCCGGTCCGGCTCGGCGGACCGGCGCTGGAGGCGCTGGAGGCGCCGGAGACCGGCGGGCTCACCAGCGGCCCGCCCCGGCGCGCCGCCGACCGGCTGATCGCCCTCCTCCACGACGTCGTGGAGATCGCCGAGGGTGCCGGAACCCGGCACGGCTCGGAAGCCGACGCCGAGACCCCGCACCGCCGCCGCCCCGGCCTGATCAAGCTCGTCCCGGTCGTGATCGGCCGGATGAGGGGCGAGTTCCACCGCGGGTCGGCGATCCTGCGGCACGCGATCCGGGTCACCGCGGTCGCCACGATCGGCTACTTCATCGGCGAGGCGCTGCCCTTCGGACACGGCTACTGGGCGCCGATGGCCGCGGTCATGGTGATGCGGCCGGACTTCTCGCAGACCTACGCCCGCTCGGTGGCCCGCTTCGGCGGCACCATCGTCGGCGTGACGTTCGCGACCGTCGTCGTGCAGGTCGCCGACCCCGGCCCGGAACTCTCGGCCGCGCTCGCCGTCTGCTGCGCCTGGCTGATGTACCTGCTGATGCGCACCGGGTACGCGGTCGGCCAGGTCTGCATCTCGGCGTACGTCGTCTTCCTGCTCGGCATGGCGGGCACCGACTGGTCCCAGACGGTCCCCGAACGCATCGTGCTGACCCTCGTCGGCGGACTGCTGGCCATGGTCTCGTACGCCGTCTACCCGGCCTGGGAGACCCCTCGGCTGCGCAACCGGCTCGCCGGGTGGCTGATCGCGGTCGGCCGGTACGCCGCCACGGTCATCGACCAGTACGCCGACCCGGCGGCCCGCAGCAACGACGACGTGCGGTCCGCGCTCATCGCCTCCCGCGAGGCCCGCGTCGAGTGGACGGAGACCCTGAAGAAGGCCCAGTACGAGCCGGTGCGGCACCGGGGCATCTCCCGGTCGGCCGCCACCGACGCCCAGCACGCGCTGTCTCAACTCGGCCGGGCCGCCATGCTGCTGGAGGCCCACCTGCCGGACCGCGCGGCGACCCCCGTGCGCGGCGCCGCGGAACTCGCCGACGCCCTGCGCGGTGCCACCGAAAAGGGGGCGAAGGCGGTACGCGAACGGCGGGTCCCGGAATGGGGACCGGTCGCCGAGTCGGTGGCGTACTGGGACTTTCTCGAAGCGCCCTACGACGAGGAACCCGAACCGGGCGAACCCGTGCCCGACCCCGTCGTGCGCCGGGGAGCCGCGCTTCTGCTCGACGCGCTGGTGGAATTGTCGTTCGCGCTGGACGACCGGGGGGCCGTGCCCAGTAGTCGCAGAGCGGGGCCGGCCGAGCACGGGGAAGAAGTGGACGAGGCGGAACCGGAATCCCGGTGA
- a CDS encoding DinB family protein has protein sequence MVTHVSETHGDERATLLAFVEAQRGAIRRTLLGLTEEQAASRPSASELSLSGLAKHVAETELNWLRMAQRQPNEKARTQETWGDSFRLVGDETVPQVLEFWDGVAAETEKFVRSVPDLDDSFPLPPAPWFPKDEEVSMRWLLVHLVEEIARHAGHADIIRESLDGRTAFELIAESRK, from the coding sequence ATGGTCACTCACGTGTCCGAGACGCACGGCGACGAGCGCGCCACCCTCCTCGCCTTCGTGGAGGCCCAGCGCGGCGCGATCCGCCGTACTCTGCTCGGTCTCACCGAGGAGCAGGCGGCGAGCCGGCCGAGCGCGAGCGAGCTCTCCCTCTCCGGGCTGGCCAAGCACGTCGCCGAGACGGAGCTGAACTGGCTGCGGATGGCGCAGCGGCAGCCCAACGAGAAGGCACGCACCCAGGAGACCTGGGGGGACAGCTTCCGTCTCGTCGGCGACGAGACCGTGCCCCAGGTGCTGGAGTTCTGGGACGGCGTCGCCGCCGAGACCGAGAAGTTCGTCCGGTCGGTCCCGGACCTCGACGACAGCTTCCCGCTGCCCCCGGCGCCCTGGTTCCCGAAGGACGAGGAGGTCTCCATGCGGTGGCTGTTGGTCCATCTGGTCGAGGAGATCGCCCGGCACGCCGGTCACGCCGACATCATCCGAGAGTCCCTGGACGGCAGGACCGCCTTCGAGTTGATCGCCGAGAGTCGCAAGTAG
- a CDS encoding helix-turn-helix domain-containing protein, with the protein MSAGESSGSVVRRILLGSQLRRLRESRGITREAAGYSIRASESKISRMELGRVSFKARDIEDLLTLYGVADEAERESLLGLAREANVAGWWHSYGDVLPGWFQTYIGLEGAASLIRIYEVQFVHGLLQTEAYAHAVVSRGMRGAPEAEIDRRVALRLERQKVLVSERAPDFHAVLDEAALHRPYGSPEVMRSQLRHLLEMSEHPNISLQVMPFSFGGHAGESGAFTMLRFPESDLSDIIFLEQLTSALYLDKAEDVQQYEKAMVRLRADSPGEGETRDLLHRLLQQA; encoded by the coding sequence GTGTCGGCAGGCGAGTCGAGTGGATCCGTGGTGCGCCGCATCCTGCTGGGCTCTCAGCTCAGAAGGCTGCGCGAGTCTCGCGGAATCACGCGTGAGGCGGCCGGCTACTCCATCCGGGCCTCCGAATCGAAGATCAGCCGCATGGAGTTGGGACGGGTGAGCTTCAAGGCCAGGGACATCGAGGATCTGCTCACGCTCTACGGAGTCGCGGACGAGGCGGAGCGCGAGTCGCTGCTCGGTCTGGCGCGCGAGGCCAACGTGGCGGGCTGGTGGCACAGTTACGGTGACGTGCTGCCCGGCTGGTTCCAGACGTACATCGGTCTGGAGGGGGCGGCATCCCTCATCCGTATCTATGAAGTGCAGTTCGTGCACGGCCTGTTGCAGACCGAGGCCTATGCGCACGCCGTCGTCTCGCGGGGCATGCGCGGCGCTCCCGAGGCGGAGATCGACCGCCGGGTCGCGCTGCGGCTGGAGCGGCAGAAGGTGCTCGTCTCGGAACGCGCGCCGGACTTCCACGCGGTGCTCGACGAGGCCGCCCTGCACCGGCCTTACGGCTCACCCGAAGTGATGCGCTCCCAATTGCGGCATCTGCTGGAGATGTCGGAGCACCCCAACATCTCCCTCCAGGTGATGCCTTTCAGTTTCGGCGGACACGCGGGGGAAAGCGGCGCGTTCACCATGCTGCGTTTCCCCGAATCGGATCTGTCGGACATCATCTTTCTGGAGCAGCTCACCAGCGCGCTCTATCTCGACAAGGCCGAAGACGTCCAGCAGTACGAAAAGGCCATGGTCCGGCTGCGTGCCGACAGTCCCGGGGAGGGCGAGACCCGGGATCTCCTCCACAGACTGCTTCAACAGGCCTGA
- a CDS encoding ATP-binding protein has protein sequence MRTDGSTTLEPLRRGLPPTDHAAVTASASITLPARYEAVGSARHFTRATLCQWQLERCFDDVALVVSELVTNALRHALPSDVARDPNVPPVRLQLARCSTRLVCAVRDPSRESPMAGEAEDSAESGRGLFLVESFSDSWGWHPAPAPGAGCRPKAPQGKVVWAAFLLTKADEPADDSR, from the coding sequence ATGAGGACTGATGGATCGACGACGCTCGAACCGTTACGGCGTGGCCTGCCCCCCACGGATCACGCGGCGGTCACCGCGTCGGCGTCCATCACCCTCCCGGCGCGATACGAAGCGGTCGGCTCCGCGCGGCACTTCACCCGCGCCACCCTCTGCCAGTGGCAACTGGAGCGCTGTTTCGACGACGTGGCCCTGGTCGTCTCCGAGTTGGTGACCAACGCTCTGCGTCACGCGCTGCCGTCCGATGTCGCCCGCGACCCGAACGTCCCGCCGGTACGCCTCCAGTTGGCGCGCTGCTCCACCCGTCTGGTGTGCGCGGTGCGCGACCCCAGCCGGGAGAGTCCGATGGCGGGCGAGGCGGAGGACTCGGCCGAGTCGGGCCGGGGGCTGTTCCTGGTGGAGTCCTTCAGCGACAGCTGGGGCTGGCACCCCGCCCCGGCGCCCGGGGCGGGGTGCCGGCCGAAGGCCCCGCAAGGGAAGGTCGTCTGGGCGGCGTTCCTGCTGACGAAGGCCGACGAGCCGGCGGACGACTCCCGCTGA
- a CDS encoding DUF397 domain-containing protein, whose product MHDVYNGMAATGLHGVVWQKSRHSNSQGSCVEFAKLPGGNVAMRNSRHPDGPALVYTPAEIEALLLGVKDGEFDHLATGA is encoded by the coding sequence GTGCACGACGTGTACAACGGCATGGCGGCCACAGGGCTTCACGGAGTCGTCTGGCAGAAGAGCAGGCACAGCAACTCCCAAGGATCTTGTGTGGAGTTCGCGAAACTGCCCGGGGGGAATGTGGCCATGCGCAACTCCCGCCACCCGGACGGCCCGGCGCTCGTCTACACCCCGGCGGAGATCGAGGCTCTCCTGCTGGGCGTCAAGGACGGGGAGTTCGACCATCTGGCGACCGGCGCCTGA
- a CDS encoding aldehyde dehydrogenase family protein, whose amino-acid sequence MSFFHELAHQYIDGEWLTGSGSWDIIDVNPYNGEKLCAVTVATVAEVDRAYRAAERAQTAWAATRPHERQAVLVRALAVVEARADEIAEAMVDELGGTLPRARYEIDLGRELLREAIRQTVRPVGGLLPAAVDGKENRLYRRPVGVVSVINAFNFPFVVAMKSVAPALALGNAVVMKPHQNAPVVGGGLVARVFEEAGLPPGLLNVVVTDSAEIGDAFIEHPVPAVISFTGSDRVGRRIAALAARHFKRCVLELSGNSALVVLDDADIDAAVDAAVFSRFFFQGQVGMAANRILVDRLVEREFTERFVAEVSRITAGDPHDPATRIGPVINAFQADALSGLVTEALDAGATALLRGRTRGNVVEPTVLTGVPEGSPLLTQEVFGPVAVLIPFDGEDEAVRIADDTPYGLSGAVHTVDVERGVRFARRVRSGMFHVNGPTVQDDPLAAFGGEKMSGLGRRNGDAVVDAFTTTHWISVQYGRTVFPF is encoded by the coding sequence ATGTCCTTCTTCCATGAACTGGCCCATCAGTACATCGATGGCGAATGGCTGACCGGCAGCGGTTCGTGGGACATCATCGACGTCAATCCCTACAACGGCGAGAAGCTCTGCGCCGTCACGGTCGCGACCGTCGCCGAGGTGGACCGGGCGTACCGCGCCGCCGAACGCGCGCAGACGGCGTGGGCCGCCACGCGCCCCCACGAGCGACAGGCTGTCCTCGTAAGGGCGTTGGCCGTCGTCGAGGCACGCGCGGACGAGATCGCCGAGGCCATGGTCGACGAGCTGGGCGGGACGCTGCCCCGGGCCCGGTACGAGATCGACCTCGGCCGCGAACTCCTCCGTGAGGCGATACGCCAGACCGTCCGCCCGGTCGGCGGGCTGCTGCCCGCGGCGGTGGACGGCAAGGAGAACCGGCTCTACCGGCGTCCCGTCGGGGTCGTCTCCGTCATCAACGCCTTCAACTTCCCCTTCGTCGTGGCGATGAAGTCGGTCGCGCCCGCCCTGGCGCTCGGCAACGCCGTCGTGATGAAGCCGCACCAGAACGCTCCGGTCGTCGGCGGAGGTCTCGTGGCGCGCGTCTTCGAGGAGGCCGGGCTGCCGCCGGGCCTGCTCAACGTGGTGGTCACGGACAGCGCCGAGATAGGTGACGCGTTCATCGAGCACCCGGTGCCCGCGGTGATCTCCTTCACCGGCTCGGACCGGGTCGGCCGTCGGATAGCCGCCCTGGCGGCCCGCCACTTCAAGCGGTGCGTGCTCGAACTCAGCGGCAACAGCGCCTTGGTGGTGCTGGACGACGCCGACATCGACGCGGCGGTGGACGCCGCGGTCTTCAGCCGCTTCTTCTTCCAGGGCCAGGTCGGCATGGCGGCCAACCGCATCCTGGTCGACCGCCTGGTGGAGCGGGAGTTCACCGAGCGGTTCGTCGCCGAGGTGTCCCGGATCACCGCCGGGGACCCGCACGACCCGGCCACCCGTATCGGTCCGGTCATCAACGCTTTCCAGGCCGACGCGTTGTCCGGGCTGGTCACCGAGGCGCTCGACGCCGGAGCCACCGCGCTGCTGCGGGGCCGTACCCGGGGCAACGTCGTGGAGCCGACCGTACTGACCGGGGTGCCCGAGGGCTCCCCCCTGCTGACGCAGGAGGTCTTCGGGCCGGTGGCCGTGCTGATCCCCTTCGACGGGGAGGACGAGGCCGTGAGGATCGCCGACGACACCCCGTACGGGCTGAGCGGGGCCGTGCACACCGTGGACGTGGAGCGCGGGGTCAGGTTCGCGCGGCGCGTCCGCAGCGGGATGTTCCACGTCAACGGGCCCACCGTGCAGGACGATCCGCTGGCCGCCTTCGGGGGCGAGAAGATGTCCGGACTCGGCCGGCGGAACGGCGACGCGGTGGTGGACGCCTTCACGACCACGCACTGGATCTCGGTCCAGTACGGCCGCACGGTCTTTCCTTTCTGA